The following proteins are encoded in a genomic region of Nitrospira sp.:
- a CDS encoding IS4 family transposase yields MVTVASCFAQMLALIDRADFARAVRQHAAERAAKGFSCWDHLIAMLFCQMGSAHSLREICGGLATALGKLVHLGIRRTPTRSTLAYANAHRPWQLYETLFYQVLTRCQAVAALKRRRFRFKHPLRTLDATIIELCATVFDWARFQRTKGAIKLHLQLDHQGCLPCWALVTDGDTNDVRIAQQLTFAPGTIVVIDRGYLDYARYHRWTVDEVGFVTRPRTNMLYEVLEQRVLGSKKWTPSPYDQRSGGGGWNKYRDSSIRRSFGSKRCSWSWNRS; encoded by the coding sequence ATGGTAACCGTCGCCAGTTGCTTTGCGCAAATGCTCGCCCTGATCGATCGCGCGGACTTCGCTCGGGCCGTTCGACAGCACGCCGCTGAGCGAGCAGCCAAGGGGTTCAGCTGCTGGGATCACTTGATAGCGATGCTGTTTTGTCAGATGGGTAGTGCGCACTCACTTCGAGAAATCTGTGGCGGCTTGGCCACCGCCCTTGGCAAACTCGTCCACCTTGGCATCCGTCGGACACCGACTCGGTCCACGCTGGCCTATGCCAATGCGCATCGGCCCTGGCAGCTGTACGAGACGCTCTTCTATCAAGTCCTCACCCGTTGCCAAGCCGTCGCGGCCTTGAAGCGCCGCCGGTTCCGGTTCAAGCACCCCTTGCGCACCCTCGACGCAACGATCATTGAACTCTGTGCCACGGTGTTCGATTGGGCCAGATTCCAGCGGACGAAGGGGGCGATCAAGCTCCATCTGCAGCTGGATCACCAGGGGTGTTTGCCCTGCTGGGCCCTCGTGACCGACGGCGACACCAACGACGTGCGGATCGCCCAACAGCTCACCTTTGCGCCAGGCACCATCGTGGTGATCGATCGCGGGTATCTCGACTATGCCCGCTATCATCGTTGGACGGTCGACGAGGTGGGATTTGTCACCCGTCCACGCACCAACATGCTCTACGAAGTGCTGGAGCAACGTGTGCTAGGCTCGAAAAAGTGGACGCCTTCACCCTATGATCAGAGGTCTGGAGGTGGGGGATGGAACAAGTACCGCGACAGCAGTATACGAAGGAGTTTCGGGAGCAAGCGGTGCAGCTGGTCCTGGAACAGAAGTTGA
- a CDS encoding IS3 family transposase (programmed frameshift), which translates to MEQVPRQQYTKEFREQAVQLVLEQKLTIPEAARRLTMSGKTLERWVCRARQGQLATLGESRRPVTELEAEVSRLKRDLAEARMERDILKKATGVLCEGAAARYALMRTLRHQYPLRLLCRVLDVSRSGYYAWCTRRPSTRAQENARLEVAIQAAHVRTRQTYGPERLQAELRADGFPAGVGRIKRLRKKLGLRCQQVRRFTITTDSTHALPVAENVLAQTFATRRPNEAWVTDITYVPTVEGWLYLAGVKDLYTCEVVGHAMDARMTTDLVQDALMKAIDTKRPAPGLIHHSDRGAQYCAQGYQATLRQFGMIPSMSRKGNCYDNAPMESFWGTLKNELVHHRRYETREQARREISEYIELFYNRQRRHSRLGNRSPAAFVQQWVRQQLAA; encoded by the exons ATGGAACAAGTACCGCGACAGCAGTATACGAAGGAGTTTCGGGAGCAAGCGGTGCAGCTGGTCCTGGAACAGAAGTTGACGATTCCGGAGGCAGCCAGACGCCTCACCATGTCGGGCAAGACCCTCGAGCGCTGGGTGTGTCGAGCCCGGCAGGGTCAGCTCGCGACGCTGGGCGAGAGCCGACGGCCCGTGACGGAGCTGGAGGCCGAGGTGTCTCGGCTCAAACGCGATCTCGCTGAAGCACGCATGGAGCGTGACATCCTAAAAAAAGCCACCG GCGTACTTTGCGAAGGCGCAGCTGCCCGGTACGCGCTCATGAGGACGCTGCGTCACCAGTATCCGTTGCGTCTGTTGTGCCGGGTCCTCGACGTGTCCCGAAGCGGGTACTATGCCTGGTGCACCCGCCGCCCCTCGACGCGCGCCCAGGAGAACGCGCGGCTGGAAGTGGCGATCCAGGCCGCGCATGTGCGCACGCGGCAAACCTACGGCCCAGAGCGGCTCCAAGCAGAATTGCGTGCCGACGGGTTCCCTGCTGGGGTCGGGCGTATCAAACGACTGCGCAAGAAACTGGGACTGCGTTGTCAACAAGTCCGCCGGTTCACAATAACCACGGATTCAACGCATGCGCTGCCGGTAGCGGAAAACGTGTTGGCTCAGACCTTTGCCACCAGGCGACCGAATGAGGCTTGGGTCACCGATATTACCTATGTGCCGACCGTGGAAGGATGGCTGTATCTGGCTGGCGTTAAGGATCTCTACACCTGTGAGGTGGTCGGCCATGCGATGGACGCCCGGATGACGACGGACTTGGTGCAGGATGCACTGATGAAGGCCATCGACACCAAACGTCCAGCCCCGGGGCTCATTCATCACTCCGATCGCGGGGCTCAATATTGTGCCCAGGGGTATCAAGCAACGCTGAGGCAGTTCGGCATGATCCCATCCATGAGTCGGAAGGGGAATTGCTATGACAACGCGCCGATGGAGAGTTTCTGGGGAACGCTGAAGAATGAGCTGGTGCATCATCGTCGCTACGAGACCCGTGAGCAGGCTCGGCGCGAGATCTCGGAGTACATCGAGCTCTTCTATAACCGTCAGCGGCGGCATTCTCGGCTCGGGAATCGCTCGCCCGCTGCGTTTGTCCAGCAATGGGTCCGTCAACAGCTGGCGGCGTGA
- a CDS encoding SUMF1/EgtB/PvdO family nonheme iron enzyme — protein sequence MADRSSIQFDVFLSYHWRDREPVERIARSLRDQGLKPFLDRWYLVPGRPWPQALEQTLVSCRAVAVCIGPGEMGPWQTRESNFALDRQGRKADFPVIPVLLPGSDPVLGFLSQNTWVDLRQGTDDPALLSLLAGAIRREAPGPDLAERLRVTRTTLCPYRGLLYFREEDAPFFFGRQAAVRNLHGAVRQHRFIAVVGASGSGKSSVVRAGLVPQLRQEKETTWEVATLFPGGEPLKALAWAVSPLLEPETKDETDRLSKINKLADAFAKQDVSLHDVGLRILDKQSGTNRLLLVIDQAEELYTVAKDDHTSRRFIDETLDASERGSWTAMLTLRGDFVGKALSYRPLSDRLQGAQVNVGPMTRAELEQAITSPARRVELFFADGLVTRILDDVGDEPGHLPLLEFVLKRLWEDRQGPELSHQAYEAMGGLQGAVAKKAEEVFDKFTPPEQEVVKRVFLQVVRAGETGEDTRRRAAISEIGSAAMDVVKKLADARLLVTNRAVAGEDTVEVSHEALIRQWQRLQGWLNEDREFLLWRERLRGRVNEWQQNKQDEGTLLRGALLVEAQRWLSQKADMLTDEETDYIGHSAWARERAVQAEQQRAEHELAQAKRLAEEAAKREEAERARAAAAEQAQQAQQARAQEAERAREAAERASRRQRYFSLALLLLFLGGWIVTWLWQKGYDLDQAALKIQSLVVSIHVPPKMVQIPAGTFQMGDVEKLGESWRNPVHSVTIKLFAMGQYEVTFEEYDRFAIAEGKSLAGDLGWGRGRRPVINVSWDDAKAYAAWLSKTTGKHYRLPTESEWEYAARSGAKQEVWAGTSEESELDKYAVFSNNSGIRTAEVGTKKTNEFGLHDLSGNVFEWVEDCAHAMYEGAPQDGSAWLEASGGDCTLRMIRGGSWYFGPVYLRASYRFRFDTVFRFNYLGFRLAQDLEP from the coding sequence ATGGCTGATCGATCCTCGATTCAGTTCGATGTCTTTCTCAGCTACCACTGGCGCGACCGCGAGCCGGTGGAGCGCATCGCGCGATCACTCCGGGATCAGGGCCTCAAGCCATTCCTCGATCGCTGGTACCTCGTCCCGGGCAGGCCTTGGCCACAGGCGCTGGAACAGACACTGGTTTCGTGCCGGGCGGTCGCCGTGTGCATTGGCCCCGGAGAAATGGGGCCATGGCAGACGCGGGAATCAAACTTTGCGCTGGATCGGCAGGGGCGCAAAGCGGATTTTCCTGTTATCCCCGTCTTGCTGCCGGGCTCGGATCCGGTACTCGGCTTCCTTAGCCAGAATACCTGGGTCGATCTACGTCAGGGCACGGATGATCCGGCATTGCTTTCGCTGCTTGCCGGCGCCATCCGACGTGAAGCGCCTGGACCGGATCTTGCCGAACGCCTCAGAGTCACCCGTACGACCCTCTGTCCGTACCGCGGCCTTCTCTACTTTCGGGAAGAAGATGCCCCGTTCTTTTTTGGGCGACAGGCTGCAGTCCGAAACCTCCATGGGGCCGTCCGGCAGCATCGGTTCATCGCCGTCGTGGGGGCATCGGGCTCCGGCAAGTCGTCGGTCGTGAGGGCCGGCCTCGTCCCGCAGCTACGACAGGAAAAAGAAACGACCTGGGAAGTCGCGACCCTGTTTCCTGGCGGTGAACCGCTGAAGGCCCTGGCGTGGGCTGTGTCTCCGCTCCTTGAGCCGGAAACGAAGGATGAAACAGACCGCTTATCGAAGATCAACAAGCTCGCGGACGCCTTCGCGAAGCAAGACGTCAGCCTGCACGACGTCGGCCTGCGCATCTTGGACAAACAATCGGGAACGAATCGGTTGTTGCTCGTCATCGATCAAGCCGAGGAACTCTATACGGTCGCGAAGGATGATCACACCAGCCGCCGGTTCATCGATGAAACACTCGATGCCAGCGAGAGAGGCTCATGGACCGCGATGCTCACGCTCCGCGGGGACTTTGTAGGAAAGGCGCTTTCCTATCGCCCGCTCTCAGACCGACTGCAGGGCGCGCAGGTCAATGTGGGACCGATGACGCGAGCCGAATTGGAGCAGGCCATCACGTCCCCGGCCCGTCGCGTCGAACTGTTCTTTGCCGACGGTCTTGTGACAAGGATCCTGGACGACGTCGGTGATGAACCGGGCCATCTGCCCCTGCTCGAGTTCGTGCTCAAACGCTTGTGGGAGGACCGCCAGGGCCCGGAACTATCGCACCAGGCTTACGAAGCCATGGGCGGGTTGCAGGGCGCCGTGGCGAAGAAGGCCGAAGAGGTCTTTGACAAGTTCACTCCCCCGGAACAAGAAGTGGTCAAACGCGTCTTCCTTCAAGTGGTCCGAGCGGGCGAAACCGGTGAGGACACCCGCCGCAGAGCGGCGATCTCAGAAATCGGTTCGGCCGCGATGGATGTCGTCAAGAAACTCGCAGACGCGCGACTCTTGGTGACCAATCGCGCGGTGGCCGGAGAAGATACCGTCGAAGTCAGTCACGAAGCGCTGATCCGCCAGTGGCAACGGTTGCAAGGATGGCTGAATGAGGATCGTGAGTTTCTGCTGTGGCGGGAGCGGCTGAGAGGGCGCGTGAACGAATGGCAGCAAAATAAACAGGACGAAGGCACGCTGCTCCGAGGTGCCTTGCTGGTGGAGGCGCAACGCTGGCTCTCCCAGAAAGCGGACATGCTGACCGATGAAGAAACGGACTACATCGGGCACAGTGCGTGGGCTCGTGAGCGGGCGGTGCAGGCAGAGCAGCAACGGGCCGAACACGAGCTGGCACAGGCGAAGCGCCTCGCGGAGGAAGCGGCCAAACGCGAAGAAGCCGAACGCGCGCGAGCCGCCGCGGCGGAACAAGCGCAGCAAGCTCAGCAGGCAAGAGCGCAAGAGGCGGAACGGGCGCGAGAGGCGGCTGAGAGAGCGAGCCGACGACAACGATATTTCAGCCTGGCGCTGCTGCTCCTCTTTCTAGGGGGCTGGATAGTTACCTGGCTCTGGCAGAAGGGCTATGACCTCGATCAGGCCGCACTCAAAATTCAATCGCTCGTGGTCAGCATCCATGTGCCGCCTAAGATGGTACAGATCCCAGCCGGCACCTTTCAGATGGGCGACGTGGAGAAGCTAGGAGAATCATGGCGTAATCCGGTGCATTCGGTGACGATCAAGCTCTTTGCCATGGGACAATATGAAGTCACATTTGAAGAGTACGACCGCTTTGCCATTGCTGAAGGGAAGTCATTGGCCGGTGATCTGGGCTGGGGACGTGGTCGGCGGCCGGTGATCAACGTGTCGTGGGACGATGCCAAAGCGTATGCCGCGTGGCTGTCCAAAACAACCGGTAAACACTACCGTTTGCCCACCGAATCGGAATGGGAATATGCCGCGCGCAGTGGAGCGAAGCAGGAGGTATGGGCAGGCACCTCAGAGGAATCTGAATTAGATAAGTACGCGGTGTTCAGTAATAACTCGGGAATCCGCACGGCAGAAGTTGGAACGAAAAAGACGAACGAGTTTGGTCTCCATGACCTGAGTGGCAATGTCTTTGAATGGGTGGAGGATTGTGCGCATGCAATGTATGAGGGTGCACCCCAAGATGGCTCGGCTTGGTTAGAGGCAAGCGGCGGCGATTGCACATTGCGCATGATCCGCGGCGGTTCCTGGTACTTCGGACCGGTGTACCTGCGTGCTTCGTACCGGTTCAGGTTCGACACCGTCTTCCGGTTCAACTACCTTGGCTTTCGTCTTGCCCAGGACCTCGAGCCCTAA
- a CDS encoding transposase, whose translation MARPLRIEFPGALYHVTARGNARQDIFLDDEDRQRFLGVLAHVVSRFHLRLHAYCLMDNHFHLVVETPEGNLSKAMRQLNGVSTQAFNRRHGRVGHVLQGRFKAIVVDRNSYLLELCRYVVLNPVRIRRTRKADTYSWSSYQATAGLVPVPSWLAVDWLLSQFGHQRAAAQRKYRAFVAEGIGYGSPWEHVRGQVLLGSERFVERLAPGLQDTRRLKEIPRQQRFAGRPKLSRLFGRRARTDRAQRNEVIRRAHLEHGYCLSEIGQAVGLHYSTISRIVNVPTSIDAHSKS comes from the coding sequence ATGGCCCGCCCCCTGCGAATTGAGTTTCCTGGCGCGCTCTACCACGTCACGGCCCGGGGCAACGCCCGGCAAGACATCTTTCTGGATGACGAGGATCGACAGCGATTCCTCGGGGTGCTGGCACATGTCGTCTCCCGCTTTCATCTTCGGCTGCACGCCTATTGCCTGATGGACAATCATTTCCATCTGGTGGTGGAAACGCCTGAAGGTAATCTCTCAAAAGCCATGCGCCAGCTCAACGGCGTCTCTACCCAAGCCTTCAACCGGCGTCACGGTCGGGTCGGCCACGTCTTACAGGGCCGTTTCAAGGCGATTGTAGTCGATCGGAACAGCTATCTGCTGGAGCTCTGCCGGTATGTCGTGCTCAATCCGGTGCGAATCCGGCGCACACGCAAAGCCGATACCTATTCCTGGTCGAGCTACCAAGCCACGGCAGGCCTCGTCCCTGTGCCGTCGTGGTTGGCGGTGGACTGGCTGCTGTCTCAGTTTGGCCATCAGCGCGCGGCTGCGCAGCGGAAGTACCGGGCCTTCGTTGCCGAAGGGATCGGCTATGGTTCGCCCTGGGAACATGTCCGAGGACAAGTGCTGCTCGGCAGTGAGCGATTCGTCGAACGCCTGGCGCCTGGGCTTCAAGATACGCGTCGATTGAAGGAGATTCCCCGGCAACAGCGGTTTGCGGGCCGACCGAAGCTGAGCCGGCTATTCGGCAGACGTGCGCGGACAGACCGGGCTCAACGCAACGAGGTCATTCGTCGCGCGCATCTGGAACACGGCTACTGTTTGTCCGAGATTGGACAGGCCGTAGGCTTGCACTATTCGACGATCAGTCGCATCGTGAATGTCCCAACTTCGATAGATGCACATAGCAAGAGCTGA